From the Vallicoccus soli genome, the window GGGACCTCCGGGGTCGTGCGGGGGACGGCGGGATCAGAGGACGAGGAGGGCGACGCCGCCGACCGCGAGCGCGGGCAGGGTTGTCAGCGCCGAGGTGGCCATGGCGGCGCGGGGGGCTCGGGCGAGCATCGGGAACAGCGCGTCGCCGTCCTGGCTCACGGCGTTGGCGAGCAGGGTCGACAGCGGCACCGCGCCGGAGACGAACAGGCCGGTGAAGACGATCTGCAGGGCGCAGCCCGGCACGAGCCCGACGAGGGCGCCGACGCCCACACCGACCAGCCCGACGAGGGCGAGGTCCGCGGCGTCGAACCCGGTCGCGGCCACGAGCAGGGACCACCCGGTGGTGGCCACGGCCACGCACGCCGTCACGAGGGCCGCCTCGCGTGCCGCGCCCCGCAGGACGCCGCTCAGGTCGACCGGTGCGTGCGCGTCGGGACAACGCTCTCCGCCACGACCGGCGACCAGCACCCACAGCGCCGCGAGGGTCCCGGCGACGCCGGTGACGAGGTACGGGTCGACCCCGCCCAGCGCCCGGGTCAGGGGTGACAGGTCCGCCTGCGCCATGACCACCGGGAGGCCGACGACCAGGCCGGCGGGGACGAGCAGCCAGAGCGCCGCCACGGGGGCCCCCAGCTCGTCGACGCTCAGCGCCGACAGGCGCAGGGCAGGGCGGGCCGGCGCGGCACCCAGCGCCGGCGACAGGGTCCGCCCGAGGGCGGCGCCGACCGGGATGGGGGGCGCGGGCTCCGGGTCGCCCGGGAGCGTTGGCACGTAGCGGGCGGCGTCGACGGCGTACCCGGTGAGGACACCCGCGACGAGGAGCACCGAGTGCACCTGGAGGGCGAGCACGGGGTCGGCGGCGATGAGCACCCACGCCGAGTCGCCCATGGTGGCGACGACGGCCGCGACGACGGTGCCGTAGGACACGGCGCGGCGCAGGAGCAGCGTCACGAGCACGATCTCCGCGCCGCAGCCGGGCACGGCGCCGAGGACGGCCCCCACGGCGGGGCCGAGCCGCGCGTGGCGCAGCAGCCACTCCGTCAGCCGGTCCCCGTGCCGCAGGCGCGCCCAGCCGAACAGCGCGACGAGGACGAGGACAGGCAGCCCCACCTCGTGGAAGGAGTCGGCCAGCGGGAGCAGGACGAGGTCGGTCGGCACGAGGATCACCTCCCTGGCGGGGCCTCCCGGCCCGGGCGCGTCGTGCGGCGCGCCCGGGCCGTGCGGGGTGGGACCGTCAGGTGAGCTTCTCCTTGATGGTCTGGATCATCCCCTTGGCGTCCATGGGGGGCGTGCTGTAGAGGCGCGGGTCGCCCGGGGGCAGGGTCGGGCGGGAGCCGTACGCCTCCGGCGTCTCCTGCACGGTGACCTGGTGGCGGCCGTCGAAGGACTGGCCCTGCGCCCAGCGACCCTCCGTGGCCTTGTCGCCGTCGCTCGCGTGCACGTAGAGCGCGGCGAACTCGTCGATCTCGTTCTCGAGGTCGAAGGCCTCCGGCACCGGGACGCCGTCGAGCCCGTCGGCCTGCAGCTCCTCGATGGCGCGCAGCCACTGCATCTGGTGCATGTGGTCGCGGGTGATGAGGAACTTGAGGAGCTCCTTGACGCCCGGGTCGTCGGTCATGTGCCACAGGCGCGCCACCTGGAGCCGGCCCTGCATCTCGGCGGTGGCGTTGAGGTGGAAGTCGGCGTAGAGGTTGCCGCTGGCCGTGACGAACAGGCCGTTCCAGGGGTTGCCCATCGAGTCCATGGGCGACGCGGCGTTGCCGTTGTGGATGGGGTGCTGCGGGTTGGAGTGGGCGTACTGCGCCTTGAGCGTGTCGGTCTTGGCGTCGTCGAGCGAGAGCGGCGCCGCGTCGAGCAGGCGGTCGATCATCGTGACGATCATCTCGACGTGGGCGAGCTCCTCGGTCCCGATGTCGAGGAGCATGTCCTTGTACTTGCCGGGGAGCCGCGTGTTCCACCCCTGGTAGAGGTACTGCATCGCGACCGTCATCTCGCCCCACTTGCCGCCCAGGACCTCCTGGAACCGGCGGGCGAAGGCGGGGTCCGGGCCGTCGGGCTTGGCCTCGAACTGCAGGTCCTGGACGTGGCTGAACACAGGTGACCTCCGGGGGCCTCGTCGTCAAGCGGTCGCCGGTGCGTCTGCCCCGGCACCCCCTGCATCCCCGGCCCCGCTGGCCCGCTCGTGCCAGGGAGCGTCCCCGCGGGGCCCTTGTCGCGGCTCGACGAGGAACGCGCTATCCGACGACGGCGCC encodes:
- a CDS encoding putative manganese transporter, with translation MPTDLVLLPLADSFHEVGLPVLVLVALFGWARLRHGDRLTEWLLRHARLGPAVGAVLGAVPGCGAEIVLVTLLLRRAVSYGTVVAAVVATMGDSAWVLIAADPVLALQVHSVLLVAGVLTGYAVDAARYVPTLPGDPEPAPPIPVGAALGRTLSPALGAAPARPALRLSALSVDELGAPVAALWLLVPAGLVVGLPVVMAQADLSPLTRALGGVDPYLVTGVAGTLAALWVLVAGRGGERCPDAHAPVDLSGVLRGAAREAALVTACVAVATTGWSLLVAATGFDAADLALVGLVGVGVGALVGLVPGCALQIVFTGLFVSGAVPLSTLLANAVSQDGDALFPMLARAPRAAMATSALTTLPALAVGGVALLVL
- a CDS encoding manganese catalase family protein — protein: MFSHVQDLQFEAKPDGPDPAFARRFQEVLGGKWGEMTVAMQYLYQGWNTRLPGKYKDMLLDIGTEELAHVEMIVTMIDRLLDAAPLSLDDAKTDTLKAQYAHSNPQHPIHNGNAASPMDSMGNPWNGLFVTASGNLYADFHLNATAEMQGRLQVARLWHMTDDPGVKELLKFLITRDHMHQMQWLRAIEELQADGLDGVPVPEAFDLENEIDEFAALYVHASDGDKATEGRWAQGQSFDGRHQVTVQETPEAYGSRPTLPPGDPRLYSTPPMDAKGMIQTIKEKLT